One window of Anaerolineales bacterium genomic DNA carries:
- a CDS encoding lactate permease, with the protein MTGVNILSIVVAILPVIIIFLLLAVRRTPADLAGLIGWGVTVLIAWLYFKTSLNVLLLSSLAGIIASLPIALVVATSIFQVTVMQETGAIARLVALLKTVSPGDKIVQIMLINVGFGTMLTALGAVPVSILPPIMLSLGYSSFIAIALPAIGYDALTTYALLGVPVVVFANTVGLPVNEVGMYFARFIPVISTCIALGMLWIIGGWKMVWKGIIPALISGLVAGFICVWMNKIGLITVTGIAAGCGVVIAMLLYLTLRRKPLLDSNIMDDADRTAAQKMTLWAAISPWIILTVASLLVNAPFLPFFNLTFSRLSIPLVIIPGAPEKIRFFWQAYFWIFVSTMLALPFLKASRTNIKASLQKWLKRAPRPVFSAAIFFAIAYLYNQSGKNASWELLQPGLNMVALLANASADGFGHLYPIVAPFLGLLGGFISGSETSAIAMLTNLHLSTAEKIGAAGLIIAAASGIGAGLASVISPAKLQNAAASIDRIGEETSVIRITVVISMAITAIVALMALVWAY; encoded by the coding sequence ATGACCGGTGTTAATATCTTGAGCATCGTGGTGGCGATCTTGCCGGTGATCATCATCTTCTTACTCCTGGCAGTCCGTCGTACACCGGCAGACCTGGCTGGCCTGATCGGTTGGGGTGTAACCGTCCTGATCGCCTGGCTATATTTTAAAACCTCATTAAATGTTCTCTTGTTATCCAGCTTGGCGGGTATTATTGCTTCTTTACCCATTGCCCTGGTTGTGGCAACCTCAATTTTCCAGGTAACTGTCATGCAAGAGACTGGAGCCATTGCCCGGTTAGTTGCATTGTTAAAAACCGTATCGCCAGGCGACAAAATTGTACAGATCATGCTGATCAACGTTGGCTTCGGCACAATGCTCACAGCACTTGGAGCTGTCCCGGTTTCAATCCTACCCCCGATCATGCTCTCCCTGGGATATTCGTCTTTTATTGCCATCGCTCTGCCCGCCATTGGCTATGATGCGTTGACCACCTATGCCCTGCTGGGTGTGCCTGTGGTTGTGTTTGCCAATACTGTGGGATTGCCCGTGAATGAGGTTGGGATGTATTTCGCCCGCTTCATACCCGTGATCAGCACATGCATTGCCTTGGGGATGTTATGGATCATCGGCGGTTGGAAGATGGTATGGAAAGGCATAATCCCAGCTCTCATCTCAGGCCTGGTGGCTGGGTTCATCTGTGTGTGGATGAATAAGATAGGCTTGATTACCGTTACTGGGATTGCTGCTGGCTGTGGGGTGGTGATAGCCATGCTGCTTTACCTCACCCTACGGAGAAAACCTTTATTGGATAGCAACATCATGGACGATGCCGATCGAACTGCGGCTCAAAAGATGACCTTATGGGCGGCAATTTCCCCATGGATCATCCTTACCGTCGCTTCTCTCCTAGTCAATGCCCCATTTCTGCCATTCTTCAACCTGACATTCAGCCGCTTATCCATACCCCTGGTCATCATCCCTGGTGCACCCGAGAAGATTCGTTTCTTCTGGCAAGCCTATTTCTGGATTTTCGTCAGCACAATGCTGGCTTTACCTTTCTTAAAGGCATCAAGAACGAATATCAAGGCAAGCCTGCAGAAATGGCTGAAACGGGCCCCAAGACCGGTTTTCTCCGCTGCCATCTTCTTTGCCATCGCATATCTTTATAATCAGAGCGGTAAAAATGCAAGCTGGGAGCTGCTACAACCAGGGCTCAACATGGTTGCCTTGCTGGCAAATGCATCGGCAGATGGGTTTGGTCATCTTTACCCGATCGTGGCACCATTTTTAGGTTTGCTGGGCGGATTTATCAGTGGATCTGAGACATCTGCAATTGCTATGCTGACAAACCTGCATCTCTCCACTGCTGAGAAGATTGGTGCTGCGGGGCTGATCATCGCCGCTGCAAGCGGAATCGGTGCCGGGCTAGCCAGCGTTATATCGCCAGCCAAGCTTCAAAATGCTGCCGCCAGCATCGACCGTATCGGCGAAGAGACCTCGGTGATACGGATCACGGTGGTTATTTCGATGGCCATCACCGCTATTGTGGCTTTAATGGCTTTGGTCTGGGCTTACTAA
- a CDS encoding 5-oxoprolinase: protein MRNSQNYYPSDPIRLEIYKYFFASIAEEMGAVLRKASFSPNIKERRDFSCAVFDQHGNMIAQAAHIPVHLGSMPMSVQSAVQKFSASGERLSPGDTIIVNDPFLGGTHLPDITLVSPLFFDTGITADDMKPVAYVANRAHHADIGGISPGSMPIAREIFQEGLIIPPVKFVTGGTLNQGILDLILANVRTPEERSGDLKAQIGANQRGITRLTDLIQRYGLQEVSLYMQELLDYTEHMTRRLIAEIPDGKYTFSDNLDDNGVTEQKVRIQVSIKIEGENAEVDFTGSAEQQPGSINAVYAITLSAVNYVFRSLIGLDVPNNSGCLVPIKIIAPQGTVVNALHPAPVAGGNVETSQRIVDVLLGAFAQACPERIPAASQGTMNNVMIGGWDIERKRYFTYYETIGGGTGASPQQDGFSAVHSHMTNTLNTPIEALEYAYPLQVTRYAIHNTSGGEGIHRGGDGIIREIKVLCDAQLTLLSERRVTQPYGLSGGEPGQAGENQLIHEGQVTHLPGKGNFYLSKGDILSISTPGGGGFGPKK from the coding sequence ATGCGCAATTCACAGAATTATTATCCGTCTGATCCGATCAGGCTCGAAATATATAAATACTTCTTCGCTTCCATTGCCGAGGAGATGGGCGCGGTGCTGCGTAAAGCCAGTTTTTCTCCTAATATCAAAGAACGGCGTGATTTTTCCTGCGCAGTTTTCGATCAGCATGGCAATATGATCGCCCAGGCAGCCCATATCCCTGTCCATCTGGGTTCCATGCCCATGTCGGTCCAATCTGCCGTCCAAAAATTCTCCGCTTCAGGTGAGAGGCTTAGCCCAGGCGACACGATCATCGTGAATGATCCCTTCCTTGGGGGAACCCATTTGCCAGATATCACCCTGGTCAGTCCTTTATTTTTTGATACCGGCATTACAGCGGATGACATGAAACCTGTCGCCTATGTTGCCAATCGCGCCCACCATGCTGATATCGGTGGTATTTCGCCGGGTTCGATGCCGATCGCGCGCGAGATTTTCCAGGAAGGGTTGATCATCCCTCCGGTAAAGTTTGTCACAGGTGGCACGCTTAACCAGGGCATACTTGACTTGATACTCGCTAATGTACGTACCCCCGAAGAGCGTAGCGGTGACCTAAAAGCCCAGATTGGCGCGAATCAGCGGGGTATCACCCGTTTGACTGATCTTATTCAACGCTACGGTCTGCAGGAAGTATCCCTGTACATGCAGGAATTGCTAGACTATACCGAGCACATGACGCGCCGTCTGATTGCTGAAATCCCTGATGGGAAATACACGTTTTCTGATAATCTCGATGATAACGGGGTTACCGAGCAGAAAGTCCGCATCCAAGTTTCGATAAAAATTGAAGGAGAAAACGCAGAAGTCGACTTTACAGGTTCTGCTGAGCAACAGCCCGGCAGTATCAACGCAGTGTACGCCATCACATTGTCAGCAGTCAACTACGTTTTCCGTTCCCTGATCGGCCTCGATGTCCCGAATAATAGTGGCTGCCTGGTACCTATCAAGATCATCGCTCCACAAGGCACCGTCGTGAATGCCTTGCATCCTGCTCCAGTGGCAGGCGGTAACGTGGAGACGTCGCAACGCATCGTGGATGTGCTCCTTGGAGCCTTCGCCCAGGCATGCCCTGAGCGCATCCCTGCCGCCTCCCAAGGCACGATGAACAATGTGATGATCGGCGGATGGGATATTGAAAGGAAGCGATACTTCACCTATTACGAGACGATCGGCGGTGGAACGGGTGCCAGCCCACAGCAGGATGGTTTTTCGGCTGTCCATAGCCACATGACTAATACATTAAACACTCCCATTGAAGCCCTGGAATATGCATATCCGCTTCAGGTCACACGTTATGCGATTCACAACACCAGCGGTGGAGAAGGGATCCATCGCGGGGGCGATGGAATCATCCGTGAAATCAAGGTATTATGCGATGCACAGCTCACTCTGTTATCGGAGCGCCGCGTCACCCAACCGTATGGTCTCTCGGGTGGAGAACCAGGGCAAGCTGGAGAAAATCAGCTTATCCACGAGGGTCAAGTAACCCACCTACCCGGTAAAGGCAACTTTTATCTCTCAAAAGGTGATATTCTGAGTATTAGCACTCCGGGTGGTGGAGGCTTTGGACCTAAAAAATGA
- a CDS encoding ferredoxin: MAMKITEECISCGACTPECPTESISEGDTIYLINADTCVECVGHYDSPQCVSVCPVDCIVKA; encoded by the coding sequence ATGGCGATGAAAATCACTGAAGAATGCATCTCGTGCGGTGCCTGCACCCCGGAATGCCCGACAGAATCGATCAGCGAAGGTGACACCATCTATTTGATCAATGCCGATACCTGTGTAGAATGTGTTGGCCACTATGATTCACCCCAATGCGTATCGGTCTGCCCGGTTGATTGCATTGTTAAAGCATAA
- the tig gene encoding trigger factor encodes MPCYGVYQRNNDLKIEQLPIENHQVKLTVEVEPSQLEEAKHRAARHIAQHKKIPGFRPGKAPYPIIVRTVGEEAILEEALDILVKDIYPKIIEEAKINPYGPGSLENMLKLDPPTFEFVVPLEPQVTLGDYKKIRLPYKLKSITKKDINKVLDDLRDRQVVLEPSDQPAREGDQVYVRLNITRKNPAQGEMPSLVNDRRLPVVIASEKSPDKNEWPYPGFSRKLLGMAGSEEQRFEYAYPEDAEFKDLRGKEVEVHVVVEEIKKRHLPELTDEFAQSIGEQYATMDALIEDIRKSLEKQAKDEYDNTYNDKIMKEILKEAVIKYPPQMLEREVDMFIHQLEDRLAQQKLDMETYLKMRKMDAAALREETKPLAEDRLKRTLVLLEISKQENIKVENAELESESMRTLDELGRMMPPDKAKKTLTNEFVRGMIGNIGADLLVQHTWAYLQSVARGEEEEQQPEPAAVDASEAPTIPEETEKPKKKRTTKKVEKNEPE; translated from the coding sequence ATGCCATGCTACGGGGTATATCAAAGGAATAATGATTTGAAAATCGAACAACTACCTATTGAAAATCATCAAGTAAAGCTGACTGTCGAGGTCGAACCATCCCAGCTCGAGGAAGCCAAGCATCGCGCTGCCCGCCACATTGCCCAGCACAAGAAAATCCCTGGTTTTCGTCCAGGTAAAGCGCCGTATCCAATCATTGTGCGTACGGTTGGTGAGGAGGCTATCTTGGAAGAAGCGCTGGATATCCTGGTAAAAGACATCTATCCTAAAATCATTGAAGAAGCCAAAATCAATCCTTATGGACCAGGGTCGCTCGAAAATATGCTCAAGCTCGACCCTCCGACCTTTGAGTTTGTTGTCCCGCTTGAACCTCAGGTAACCCTGGGTGATTACAAGAAAATTCGTCTCCCCTACAAGCTTAAATCTATCACCAAAAAGGACATAAATAAGGTCCTGGATGACTTGCGTGATCGCCAGGTGGTGTTGGAACCCTCCGATCAACCAGCCAGGGAAGGCGACCAGGTTTATGTCCGTCTTAATATCACCCGTAAAAATCCTGCACAGGGTGAGATGCCATCCCTGGTCAATGACCGACGATTGCCGGTGGTTATTGCTTCCGAAAAGTCTCCCGATAAAAATGAGTGGCCTTACCCCGGTTTCTCTCGCAAGTTGCTTGGTATGGCAGGCAGTGAAGAGCAGCGTTTCGAATACGCTTATCCGGAGGATGCTGAGTTCAAGGACCTGCGCGGTAAAGAAGTGGAAGTTCACGTAGTTGTGGAAGAGATCAAGAAGCGCCACCTGCCTGAGCTGACCGATGAATTTGCCCAATCCATTGGTGAACAATATGCGACCATGGATGCTCTCATTGAAGACATCCGCAAGTCACTCGAGAAGCAAGCCAAGGATGAATACGACAACACCTATAACGATAAAATTATGAAGGAGATCCTCAAGGAGGCGGTGATTAAGTATCCGCCTCAGATGCTGGAACGTGAAGTCGATATGTTTATCCACCAGCTGGAAGATCGCCTTGCACAACAAAAGCTAGATATGGAAACTTATCTCAAGATGCGCAAGATGGATGCAGCTGCTTTGCGTGAAGAGACCAAACCATTGGCTGAGGACCGTCTGAAACGCACATTAGTGTTGCTGGAGATCTCCAAACAAGAAAACATCAAAGTCGAAAATGCTGAATTAGAAAGCGAGTCGATGCGTACCCTGGATGAGCTTGGGCGGATGATGCCTCCGGACAAAGCCAAAAAGACCCTGACCAACGAGTTTGTGCGTGGAATGATTGGGAACATCGGCGCTGATCTGTTGGTTCAACACACCTGGGCATATTTACAATCGGTAGCTCGGGGTGAAGAGGAAGAACAGCAACCTGAACCCGCTGCAGTAGATGCAAGCGAAGCACCGACCATACCTGAAGAAACTGAAAAACCAAAAAAGAAAAGAACAACTAAAAAGGTGGAAAAGAATGAACCTGAATGA
- a CDS encoding glutamate dehydrogenase, which yields MIPKQMEAFLKARIPEQTWKSRLICEDGKCFIDFGPLDVDRLGRLGIEVDSLGPKVLACVWDDETPLEVGGYLVVDNLAMGRPSMGGIRMLPDLTPSTIHNLARGMTLKNAAADLPYGGGKAGIIADPDMPIEIHQEIVRRFAGLIYRYRDIYLPGPDVGTNDADMKIIATMNGLDNALSKPVEMGGNRIDQLGAAGGGLAIALEALLEELPRLRNLPQFANKTIPDRSDITIMLQGFGAVGAHGARYIKQRIPEAHIVGISDISGYLYDLNGLPIERLFNDWKEKGVVTKGYYQEKLSNLPLGKFTTKFSSFPEDLLRESAFCFIPAAPVSNYLDINDVSKPSMTTDRMGTWGLIIEGANTYSPDPDRKYARSLMEREVYRNKGVLIVTDYLVNSGGVIFASQETLIKTPNHLRIPDQLLGDFEGVNSWLEQHAQDFGELAEKRLKAAETARDEVIRCNMHELVDLLILDPDLLPCEAAESISIRRITSKEKDRKASDIMASIITIPSSATLQEAAKLLVETGCPILAVVNPRDELIGVLSNWDITRAASRGSIEMTLLEQVMTKQVITARPDDAILDLVRKLEYHEISAMPIVDGKKVLGMVSTDILASRSLYRLLQSQQD from the coding sequence ATGATTCCTAAGCAAATGGAGGCTTTTCTTAAAGCCCGTATTCCAGAGCAAACCTGGAAGAGCCGACTGATCTGTGAAGACGGTAAATGTTTCATCGATTTTGGTCCACTGGATGTCGACCGCCTAGGCAGGCTTGGCATCGAGGTGGATAGCCTGGGGCCTAAAGTACTGGCATGTGTGTGGGATGATGAAACTCCACTGGAAGTGGGTGGTTACCTGGTCGTCGATAACCTGGCTATGGGCCGGCCATCGATGGGTGGAATCCGTATGCTACCCGACCTGACCCCTAGCACCATCCACAATTTAGCCAGGGGTATGACGTTAAAAAATGCCGCGGCCGACCTTCCCTATGGGGGTGGAAAAGCCGGCATCATTGCTGACCCTGACATGCCGATCGAGATCCACCAGGAAATTGTCAGGCGATTCGCAGGGTTGATCTACCGCTATCGAGATATTTATCTGCCAGGGCCGGATGTGGGCACCAACGATGCCGACATGAAAATCATCGCCACAATGAATGGGCTGGATAATGCCCTTTCAAAGCCTGTTGAGATGGGCGGAAATCGTATCGATCAGCTCGGCGCAGCGGGTGGAGGTCTGGCTATCGCCCTTGAAGCATTGCTCGAGGAGCTACCTCGCTTACGCAACCTGCCGCAATTCGCCAATAAAACCATCCCCGATCGAAGTGATATCACCATTATGTTGCAGGGTTTTGGAGCTGTAGGGGCCCACGGAGCACGCTACATCAAACAGCGCATCCCTGAAGCGCATATTGTCGGTATCAGCGACATCTCAGGATATTTATACGACTTGAATGGATTACCCATCGAGCGCTTATTCAATGATTGGAAGGAAAAAGGAGTCGTCACCAAGGGGTATTACCAAGAAAAGCTGAGCAATCTTCCGCTTGGAAAATTCACTACCAAATTCTCCAGTTTTCCTGAGGACTTATTGCGGGAATCTGCTTTTTGTTTCATCCCCGCTGCTCCGGTGTCGAACTACCTTGATATCAACGATGTATCCAAACCATCCATGACGACTGACCGGATGGGTACCTGGGGCTTGATCATCGAAGGTGCCAACACGTATTCACCCGATCCAGATCGCAAATATGCCCGCTCACTGATGGAACGGGAAGTCTATCGTAACAAAGGTGTGCTAATTGTCACTGATTACCTGGTTAACTCTGGCGGTGTCATCTTTGCTTCCCAGGAAACACTAATCAAGACACCTAACCATCTACGCATCCCTGATCAGCTGCTGGGTGATTTCGAAGGGGTGAATAGCTGGCTTGAACAGCATGCTCAAGACTTTGGAGAGCTAGCTGAAAAAAGACTCAAAGCAGCAGAAACAGCCCGCGATGAGGTTATCAGGTGCAATATGCACGAGCTGGTTGATTTATTAATCTTGGATCCGGATCTCCTGCCTTGCGAAGCTGCTGAAAGCATCAGTATCAGGCGCATCACTTCCAAGGAGAAGGATCGAAAAGCATCCGATATCATGGCATCCATCATCACGATCCCTTCATCAGCCACCCTGCAGGAAGCGGCCAAATTACTGGTCGAAACTGGTTGCCCAATTCTGGCGGTCGTGAATCCACGTGATGAATTGATCGGAGTATTATCCAATTGGGATATCACCAGGGCAGCTTCACGCGGCTCGATAGAAATGACGCTTCTCGAACAGGTCATGACCAAACAAGTGATCACTGCCAGGCCCGATGATGCCATTCTGGACCTGGTTCGCAAGCTTGAGTATCACGAGATATCTGCCATGCCCATCGTGGATGGGAAAAAAGTCCTGGGCATGGTCAGTACCGACATCCTGGCGAGCCGCTCGCTCTACCGTTTGCTACAATCCCAGCAGGATTGA
- the glmS gene encoding glutamine--fructose-6-phosphate transaminase (isomerizing) codes for MCGIFGIISKDEQVLGPILTNAAQRLSYRGYDSVGCATITKGGLIDLRKDVGKVDEVAPRLNFAEMVGSRGITQLRWATFGSPSPENSQPHIDSKGLMVGAHNGNVVNNLELRQQFISEGMLVRSENDGETCVHAVERYVNQGYDLIDAIRKAYNDLLGDYSFVIGKIGEEKLYAFKKGSGLVAGITGGATCVSSDLPSILPITRRVLFINDGEIVILQPDQIDIRSVKDGSVIRRDFELITESMELAQKGGYAHFMLKEIHEQSQVARELLHMLDNSTAVEPMAQRLLNARHLYLIGCGTSFHACSIGAYYIANLAAKPAIPVLATQFTSQYGPTLGPQDVGIFVSQSGETKDVLNALAVARNRGMQCFGLVNVIGSTLMKTTELHLPLTCGYEISVPATKTYTNQVITFLYLALKMGNLSTVVLSTLPEMIDQTVDDTNAQINRLEDLLDSWNDSYCLGYGSTYPIALEGALKLKEVTDIHCEGLLSTEFKHGPLAVVRSGYPIIFLAGPEDIPLIVSGINEVACRGARTIVIGEEDSRLRANAHEMITIPSTGPLLTPILAIIPMQLLAYHVSVGRGFDPDYPRNLSKTLTVD; via the coding sequence ATGTGCGGTATTTTTGGGATAATCAGTAAAGACGAACAGGTTTTAGGTCCAATATTGACCAATGCAGCACAGAGATTGTCTTATCGGGGCTACGATTCGGTTGGATGTGCCACAATCACCAAAGGCGGACTTATCGATTTGAGAAAGGACGTGGGGAAGGTTGATGAAGTAGCTCCTCGGCTAAATTTCGCCGAGATGGTTGGCAGCCGCGGCATCACCCAATTACGCTGGGCAACTTTTGGTTCTCCTTCTCCGGAAAATTCACAGCCTCATATCGATTCAAAAGGCTTGATGGTCGGTGCACATAACGGAAATGTAGTCAATAACCTTGAGTTACGCCAACAATTTATTTCGGAAGGCATGCTGGTCCGGTCAGAGAATGATGGTGAAACCTGCGTGCATGCAGTGGAGCGCTATGTAAACCAGGGATACGATCTCATCGATGCCATCCGTAAGGCATACAATGATCTACTGGGAGATTACTCCTTCGTTATCGGAAAAATCGGTGAAGAAAAGTTATATGCATTCAAAAAAGGCTCAGGGTTGGTGGCAGGTATCACTGGGGGTGCCACCTGCGTATCGTCAGATTTGCCATCCATCCTGCCAATCACGCGGCGGGTGTTATTTATCAATGATGGCGAGATTGTGATATTACAGCCTGATCAAATTGACATCCGCAGTGTGAAAGATGGGTCAGTAATCCGACGGGATTTCGAGCTGATCACTGAAAGTATGGAGTTGGCTCAAAAGGGTGGCTATGCGCACTTCATGCTTAAAGAAATCCATGAACAATCTCAAGTTGCCCGTGAGCTGCTCCACATGCTGGATAATTCAACCGCTGTCGAGCCAATGGCACAACGCTTATTGAACGCCCGACACCTGTATCTGATCGGATGCGGAACCAGCTTTCACGCCTGCAGCATTGGCGCATATTATATTGCAAACCTTGCCGCCAAACCTGCCATCCCCGTCCTTGCCACGCAATTTACTTCCCAGTATGGACCGACCCTTGGCCCGCAGGATGTGGGTATTTTTGTCAGCCAGAGTGGCGAGACCAAAGACGTCTTGAATGCCTTGGCCGTCGCAAGAAATCGCGGGATGCAATGTTTCGGCCTGGTGAATGTGATCGGTTCCACATTGATGAAAACGACGGAACTGCACCTGCCGTTGACTTGTGGCTACGAGATCAGTGTCCCCGCCACAAAGACGTATACCAACCAGGTGATAACTTTCCTCTATCTTGCGCTCAAGATGGGTAACCTATCCACCGTGGTATTGAGCACGCTACCTGAAATGATTGATCAAACCGTTGATGATACCAACGCCCAGATCAACCGCCTGGAAGATTTGCTTGACTCTTGGAACGACAGCTACTGCCTAGGCTACGGTTCTACCTATCCGATCGCCCTGGAAGGTGCGTTGAAACTCAAGGAAGTGACTGATATTCATTGTGAAGGCCTGCTTTCAACAGAGTTCAAGCATGGACCCTTAGCGGTGGTTCGGAGCGGCTACCCGATCATCTTCCTTGCCGGTCCCGAAGACATCCCGCTTATTGTAAGTGGTATTAATGAAGTTGCGTGCCGTGGGGCAAGGACGATTGTGATCGGCGAAGAGGATTCCCGCCTGAGAGCAAACGCACACGAGATGATCACCATTCCGTCGACCGGGCCACTCCTCACTCCGATCCTGGCTATCATCCCGATGCAGCTGCTTGCCTATCATGTTAGTGTTGGGCGCGGTTTTGATCCTGATTATCCACGTAACCTTAGTAAGACACTGACCGTGGATTAA
- a CDS encoding 5-oxoprolinase, whose product MLRIGIDIGGTFTDFIVYEPESGNIRTFKLPSDPSDPAKSVLDGLKQITSHGALHVIHGSTVATNALLEGKGARTALITTQGFNDILQIGRQNRPSLYDWNVPPTSPLVPSDLRFEVRERVDHLGNVLIPFDPTQLEAIAQQLSQSHIESVAICLLFSFLHPQHEQMIVEKLSGYAFPVYLSSDILPEYREYERMSTTVINAYVSPILDRYLSKLASSLGDVHVDIMQSNGGMISLPEARRNGARCILSGPAGGISGAMNITESIVSRDASQSSQITPKVITFDMGGTSTDVSLINGHPSFTTEAVVGGYPIRLPLLDIHTIGAGGGSIAYIDSGGSLRVGPQSTGAIPGPACYGMGDSPTVTDANLVLGRLLPEYFLGGKMHIDAGRSWLAMEKLGVRMQRTAIQAARGVIEVVNAQMERALRVISIERGHDPRDFFLFSFGGAGGLHAVALARQMDIPKVVISRYASTLSAYGMLASDVVKDYVKTIMLPGTTDMSILDDQFEPLIDKGISEMAREGIAANEIEIQPSLDVRYVGQSYELNIAYSKDFLAAFTQAHDSAYGYSYTGKETEIVNLRLCAIGKVPRIQLPKRPTRFPSEVPAPLRSMQVELSKGSELIPVYQYDDLFPGTALSGPALIVSADTTIFMDNNDKLEVDEFDNLIIDVFFKPKLSNQLLK is encoded by the coding sequence ATGTTACGCATTGGTATCGATATTGGCGGCACTTTCACTGATTTCATCGTGTACGAGCCCGAGAGTGGAAATATCCGTACGTTTAAACTCCCGTCTGATCCCTCCGACCCGGCCAAATCTGTCCTTGATGGATTAAAACAAATTACTTCACATGGCGCTTTGCATGTTATTCATGGCTCAACCGTGGCAACCAATGCCCTACTGGAAGGAAAAGGTGCTCGAACAGCCCTGATCACCACCCAGGGTTTCAATGACATCCTACAGATCGGCCGGCAAAACCGCCCCAGCTTATACGATTGGAATGTTCCTCCGACTTCACCGCTTGTACCTTCAGACTTGAGATTTGAAGTTAGGGAACGAGTTGATCATCTTGGTAATGTTCTCATCCCCTTCGACCCAACCCAGCTGGAAGCAATCGCCCAACAGCTATCCCAATCACACATTGAGTCAGTCGCCATTTGCCTGTTATTCAGCTTTTTACATCCTCAGCATGAGCAAATGATAGTAGAAAAACTCAGCGGGTATGCTTTTCCCGTTTATTTGTCAAGTGATATATTGCCAGAGTATCGGGAATATGAACGAATGAGCACCACGGTAATTAATGCATATGTCTCTCCAATTCTTGATAGGTATCTCTCCAAATTAGCGTCTTCATTGGGCGATGTACACGTTGATATCATGCAATCCAATGGGGGGATGATCAGCCTGCCAGAAGCACGCAGAAATGGTGCCCGGTGTATCCTATCTGGCCCAGCCGGGGGGATTTCAGGTGCAATGAACATCACTGAGAGTATCGTGTCACGTGATGCCTCGCAGTCAAGTCAGATTACACCAAAAGTGATCACCTTTGACATGGGTGGGACATCCACAGACGTATCGTTGATTAATGGTCATCCCTCCTTCACAACCGAAGCAGTCGTGGGAGGTTATCCGATTCGATTACCTCTGCTTGACATCCACACGATTGGTGCCGGTGGAGGCTCGATCGCCTATATTGATTCAGGCGGTTCTCTACGGGTGGGTCCGCAAAGTACAGGTGCGATTCCTGGCCCAGCGTGTTATGGTATGGGGGATTCCCCCACGGTCACCGATGCAAACTTAGTTTTAGGTCGCCTGCTCCCCGAATATTTTCTGGGTGGAAAAATGCACATAGACGCTGGCCGATCATGGCTCGCCATGGAAAAACTGGGTGTTCGCATGCAGCGGACAGCAATTCAAGCTGCCAGGGGTGTCATTGAGGTGGTTAACGCCCAGATGGAGAGAGCATTGCGGGTCATCTCTATTGAACGTGGCCACGATCCGCGCGATTTCTTCCTTTTTTCTTTTGGCGGAGCTGGCGGGTTACATGCTGTCGCGTTAGCCCGTCAGATGGATATCCCTAAGGTGGTTATCTCCCGGTACGCTTCTACATTATCAGCCTATGGCATGCTCGCCTCTGACGTGGTCAAGGATTACGTGAAGACGATAATGCTGCCTGGCACGACCGATATGTCCATATTGGATGATCAATTCGAGCCGTTAATTGATAAAGGGATATCAGAAATGGCGAGAGAAGGAATAGCAGCGAACGAAATTGAGATCCAACCTAGTTTGGATGTCCGCTATGTGGGGCAATCCTACGAGCTAAATATAGCGTATTCCAAGGACTTCCTGGCTGCGTTCACCCAAGCCCACGATAGCGCGTATGGCTATTCTTATACTGGCAAAGAAACTGAAATTGTAAATCTGCGCCTGTGTGCTATCGGAAAAGTCCCCCGCATCCAGTTACCCAAACGCCCAACTAGGTTCCCATCCGAGGTACCTGCCCCGCTACGATCCATGCAGGTCGAGTTATCCAAAGGTTCAGAATTGATTCCTGTATATCAATATGATGATCTATTCCCTGGAACGGCACTATCTGGTCCTGCATTAATCGTTTCAGCAGATACAACCATATTCATGGATAATAATGATAAGCTGGAAGTCGATGAATTTGATAATCTTATCATTGATGTTTTTTTCAAACCCAAGCTATCCAACCAATTACTCAAGTGA